A window of Rufibacter sp. LB8 contains these coding sequences:
- a CDS encoding OsmC family protein, which produces MIRIEMNRVAGDYGFEAKDANGHSLTTDTSPEGGGTNAGVRPMQMLLMALGGCSGIDVAMILKKKRQELTGFRMDISGEREAGREPSLWKTVHVIFDLQGHNLDQAKAEQACQLSMDKYCSVAETLRRAGAEITWEVRVTA; this is translated from the coding sequence ATGATAAGAATTGAGATGAACAGAGTGGCCGGCGACTACGGTTTTGAGGCCAAAGATGCCAATGGCCACTCGTTAACCACCGACACCAGCCCCGAAGGCGGCGGCACCAACGCCGGCGTGCGCCCTATGCAAATGCTCTTGATGGCTTTGGGCGGCTGCAGCGGCATTGACGTGGCCATGATTCTGAAGAAGAAGCGCCAGGAACTCACCGGATTCAGAATGGATATTTCCGGGGAGCGCGAAGCCGGCAGGGAACCCAGTCTCTGGAAAACCGTGCACGTGATTTTCGACTTGCAAGGCCACAACCTAGACCAAGCCAAAGCCGAACAAGCTTGCCAACTCTCCATGGACAAATACTGCTCCGTGGCCGAAACGCTGAGAAGGGCAGGCGCGGAGATTACCTGGGAAGTGCGGGTTACGGCGTAA
- the cysD gene encoding sulfate adenylyltransferase subunit CysD, with amino-acid sequence MGSYTLDYLDQLESEAIHIFREVAGQFERPALLFSGGKDSIVLVHLALKAFRPGKFPFPLVHVDTGHNFQEALDFRDYLADKIGEKLIVRHVEDTIKAKGLTEQKGKLPSRNGLQTYTLLDTIEEFAFDACIGGARRDEEKARAKERIFSVRDEFGTWDPKLQRPELWNIYNGKINKGENVRVFPISNWTELDIWNYIRRENIELPNIYFAHEREVLEFEGRLVATNQFITLNGTDVVSRKVVRYRTVGDMTCTAAVESSASTLDDIINEIIATNTSERGQTRIDDRASEAAMEDRKKNGYF; translated from the coding sequence ATGGGTTCCTATACATTAGATTACCTGGATCAGCTGGAGTCAGAAGCGATTCATATTTTCAGGGAAGTGGCGGGTCAGTTTGAGCGTCCGGCCCTGCTGTTTTCGGGCGGAAAAGATTCTATCGTGCTGGTGCACCTGGCCCTGAAAGCGTTCCGGCCCGGCAAGTTCCCGTTCCCGCTGGTGCACGTTGACACCGGCCATAACTTTCAGGAAGCATTAGATTTCAGAGATTACTTGGCAGATAAGATTGGCGAAAAACTGATTGTGCGCCACGTGGAAGACACCATCAAAGCCAAAGGCCTCACCGAGCAGAAAGGCAAACTGCCCAGCCGCAACGGCCTGCAGACCTACACCTTGCTGGACACCATTGAGGAGTTTGCCTTTGACGCCTGCATTGGCGGTGCCCGCCGCGACGAGGAGAAAGCCCGCGCCAAAGAACGCATTTTCTCCGTCCGTGACGAGTTTGGCACCTGGGACCCCAAGCTGCAACGCCCCGAGCTCTGGAACATCTACAATGGCAAAATCAACAAAGGCGAAAACGTGCGCGTGTTCCCCATCAGCAACTGGACTGAACTGGACATCTGGAACTACATCCGTCGCGAGAACATTGAGCTGCCCAACATTTACTTCGCCCACGAGCGCGAGGTACTGGAGTTTGAAGGACGCCTGGTTGCCACCAACCAATTCATTACCCTCAACGGAACCGACGTGGTGAGCCGCAAAGTAGTCCGTTACCGCACCGTGGGTGACATGACCTGCACCGCCGCCGTAGAGTCCAGCGCCTCAACCCTAGATGATATCATCAATGAAATCATCGCGACCAACACCAGCGAGCGCGGCCAGACCCGCATTGACGACCGCGCCTCTGAAGCCGCTATGGAGGATAGAAAGAAGAACGGGTATTTCTAA
- a CDS encoding polysaccharide deacetylase family protein — protein sequence MSFKSWAGALCAAILCLQISGCSSAAETKSETAPVAATATVAGAASPAATTPETTPTPAPATTSESTAPATAETVLARKQVPILCYHQIREWTAKDGKVGKDYIVKPNDFKAQIKMLADSGYHTILPDQLQAYLTKGTPLPSKPIMLTFDDTKLDQYTVAKPTLDKYGFKGVFFIMTVSIGRPNYMTKEQIKQLSDEGHVIGSHTYDHGNVKKYEAADWVRQIEKPTKQLEAITGKPIEYFAYPFGLWRPEAIPELQKRGFKAAYILATKRDPNDPLFTIRRIIASGYWSTKGLYNSIQNSF from the coding sequence ATGTCTTTCAAATCTTGGGCTGGTGCGCTGTGCGCGGCCATTCTTTGCTTACAGATAAGTGGCTGCTCCTCTGCAGCTGAAACCAAATCAGAAACCGCACCAGTTGCCGCCACCGCCACTGTGGCAGGGGCAGCTTCCCCAGCCGCAACCACCCCGGAAACGACGCCAACTCCTGCCCCAGCCACCACTTCAGAATCTACCGCACCCGCCACCGCTGAGACCGTTTTGGCCAGAAAACAGGTGCCCATTTTGTGCTACCACCAAATACGCGAGTGGACCGCCAAAGACGGGAAAGTGGGCAAAGACTACATTGTAAAGCCCAATGACTTCAAAGCCCAGATAAAAATGCTGGCCGACAGCGGCTACCACACCATTCTGCCCGACCAACTGCAGGCCTATCTCACCAAAGGCACGCCACTGCCCAGCAAACCCATCATGCTCACCTTTGATGACACCAAGCTGGACCAATACACCGTGGCCAAACCCACGCTTGACAAATACGGTTTCAAGGGCGTGTTTTTCATCATGACCGTGTCTATTGGTCGGCCCAATTACATGACCAAAGAGCAGATCAAGCAGCTTTCAGACGAAGGCCACGTGATTGGCTCGCACACTTATGACCACGGCAACGTGAAGAAATATGAAGCCGCCGACTGGGTGCGCCAGATTGAAAAACCCACCAAACAGTTGGAAGCCATCACCGGCAAACCTATTGAGTATTTCGCGTATCCGTTCGGGTTGTGGCGGCCAGAGGCCATTCCGGAACTGCAGAAACGCGGATTCAAGGCGGCTTATATTCTGGCTACCAAACGTGACCCAAATGACCCCTTGTTTACCATTCGGCGCATTATTGCCAGCGGTTACTGGAGCACCAAGGGCTTGTACAACAGCATTCAGAACAGTTTCTAA
- a CDS encoding pyridoxamine 5'-phosphate oxidase family protein yields the protein MDSINQNQPEDNHQDLQGQEAAKKMKELAENAESCFFCTNIQAGQPITSRPMAVLKADDTGSFWFLTSDDSHKVEELEKDPFVQLFFQGSKYSDFLTVHGNARLSKDKEKIKELWNPMLKTWFTEGIDDPRITVLQVVPTGGYYWDNKHGNAIAFMKQAVGATIGVTLDDSIEGNLNVK from the coding sequence ATGGATAGCATCAACCAAAACCAACCCGAAGACAACCACCAGGATTTACAGGGCCAGGAAGCAGCCAAGAAAATGAAAGAGCTGGCAGAGAACGCCGAAAGCTGTTTTTTCTGCACCAACATCCAGGCTGGCCAGCCCATCACCTCGCGCCCCATGGCCGTGCTCAAAGCCGATGATACTGGTAGTTTCTGGTTCCTGACCTCAGATGATTCGCACAAGGTAGAGGAGTTGGAGAAAGACCCTTTTGTGCAGTTATTCTTCCAGGGCTCCAAATACTCAGACTTCCTCACGGTGCACGGCAACGCGCGCCTCAGCAAAGACAAAGAAAAAATCAAGGAACTCTGGAATCCCATGCTCAAAACCTGGTTCACCGAAGGCATTGACGACCCGCGCATCACCGTTTTGCAGGTGGTGCCCACCGGCGGCTATTACTGGGACAACAAACACGGCAACGCCATCGCGTTCATGAAACAGGCCGTAGGCGCCACCATTGGCGTAACCCTGGATGATTCCATTGAAGGAAACTTGAACGTGAAATAG
- a CDS encoding cold-shock protein has translation MKNGKVKFFNDSKGFGFIKDSESNEEYFVHVSNLVDEIRENDEVTFDLKEGNKGLNAVNVKLA, from the coding sequence ATGAAAAACGGTAAAGTAAAATTCTTCAATGACTCCAAAGGATTTGGTTTCATTAAGGACTCAGAATCAAATGAGGAGTATTTCGTACACGTGTCTAACCTAGTGGACGAAATCAGAGAAAACGATGAAGTAACTTTTGACCTGAAAGAAGGTAACAAAGGTTTGAACGCTGTAAATGTGAAACTTGCTTAA
- a CDS encoding metallophosphoesterase, which yields MNRRNFLNHALLGTLGLGAVGSWYTLQMEPFWLEFVRKKMPIKHLPSHLVGKTVMQISDLHVGNRFDYHYLIKAFKDAQNWEPDFVVYTGDFVSYEDETQFQQLDEVLRHAVKGKLATVGILGNHDYGKNWAEQPVADQITSQLEQAGITVLSNRQADFAGLNIIGLDDYWALNFAPAQVMQQYDASKANLLLCHNPDVCDLDVWNGYQGWILAGHTHGGQCKPPFLPAPILPVKNKKYAQGEIDLQDGRTLYINRAIGHSFQVRFNVRPEITIFELAQG from the coding sequence ATGAACAGACGTAATTTTCTGAACCACGCGCTGCTGGGAACGCTGGGCCTGGGCGCCGTGGGCAGTTGGTACACCCTGCAGATGGAGCCTTTCTGGCTGGAGTTTGTCCGGAAGAAAATGCCCATCAAACACCTTCCCAGCCACTTAGTGGGCAAAACGGTGATGCAAATCAGCGACCTGCACGTGGGCAACCGGTTTGACTACCATTATCTGATTAAGGCTTTTAAAGACGCCCAGAACTGGGAACCGGATTTTGTGGTCTACACCGGCGATTTTGTGAGCTATGAAGATGAAACCCAGTTTCAGCAATTAGACGAAGTTTTGCGGCACGCCGTGAAAGGAAAGCTGGCCACCGTGGGCATTCTGGGAAACCATGACTACGGCAAAAACTGGGCAGAGCAACCCGTAGCCGACCAGATTACCTCGCAGCTGGAGCAAGCCGGTATTACCGTCTTGAGCAACCGGCAAGCAGATTTCGCAGGTCTCAACATTATTGGGCTAGACGATTATTGGGCCCTGAACTTCGCGCCAGCACAGGTCATGCAGCAGTATGACGCCTCCAAAGCCAACCTGCTGCTCTGCCATAACCCCGATGTCTGCGATTTGGACGTCTGGAACGGTTACCAAGGCTGGATTCTGGCCGGGCACACCCACGGCGGCCAATGCAAGCCTCCCTTTCTGCCCGCACCCATCCTGCCCGTCAAAAACAAAAAATACGCCCAGGGCGAAATAGATTTACAGGACGGCCGAACGCTTTACATCAACCGGGCTATTGGGCATTCCTTCCAGGTCAGGTTTAACGTGCGGCCGGAGATCACTATTTTTGAGCTGGCCCAAGGGTGA
- a CDS encoding sulfite exporter TauE/SafE family protein, translated as MNLKTEHRKKMSLGGAAALFLMVLGYGVSFFFPLAEAAARTQNLLLNVEPLFYWMILAGFAAQMVDGALGMGYGVTCTTILMSLGVNLPAISGSIHTAEVFSSGASGYSHYKFGNVNKKLFKVLLIPGVLGAIAGAYLLSVVGEEYGDYVRPVLAFYTLILGSRIMYNAFRKKKAAKQKIKKAGLLAGAGGFLDSFGGGGWGPLVTSTLIAKGRAPRFVIGSVSITELFVALASSLTFFAMLGLSHLHIILGLVIGGLIAAPIAAHLAGKLPMKTMFIAVGSLVILWSLRILLKTL; from the coding sequence ATGAATTTAAAAACCGAGCACCGGAAAAAGATGTCGCTGGGCGGCGCGGCAGCGTTGTTTTTGATGGTGCTGGGTTACGGCGTTTCTTTCTTTTTTCCGCTGGCCGAGGCGGCGGCGCGCACCCAAAACCTGTTGCTGAATGTTGAGCCCCTGTTCTACTGGATGATTCTGGCCGGGTTTGCCGCGCAGATGGTAGACGGTGCCTTGGGCATGGGCTACGGCGTTACCTGTACCACCATTCTCATGTCATTAGGCGTGAATTTGCCAGCCATCAGCGGAAGCATTCACACCGCCGAGGTGTTTTCCAGCGGGGCCTCGGGCTACAGTCATTACAAGTTCGGGAACGTGAACAAGAAGCTGTTCAAGGTGCTGCTCATACCGGGCGTGCTTGGGGCCATTGCGGGCGCGTATCTGTTAAGCGTGGTGGGCGAAGAGTACGGCGATTATGTGCGTCCGGTGCTGGCGTTTTATACTTTGATTCTGGGTTCCCGTATTATGTACAACGCCTTCCGGAAGAAAAAAGCAGCCAAACAGAAGATTAAGAAGGCTGGTCTGTTGGCCGGGGCCGGCGGTTTCCTGGACTCGTTTGGCGGGGGCGGATGGGGGCCTCTGGTAACCAGCACCTTGATTGCAAAGGGCCGCGCGCCCCGCTTTGTGATTGGTTCGGTGAGCATCACTGAGTTGTTTGTGGCGCTGGCCAGTTCGCTCACGTTCTTCGCCATGCTGGGCCTGAGTCACTTGCACATCATTTTGGGCCTGGTGATTGGCGGGCTGATTGCCGCGCCCATCGCCGCCCACCTGGCCGGAAAACTGCCCATGAAAACCATGTTCATCGCCGTAGGCTCACTGGTGATTCTCTGGAGCCTTAGAATTCTGCTGAAGACGTTGTAG
- the metX gene encoding homoserine O-acetyltransferase, translating into MNYFQNAQPFALEGGQTLPEITVGYHTFGQLNAKKSNVVWICHALTANSNAMDWWDGLVGENKVIDPAKHFIVCANILGSCYGTTGPLSVNPQTQEPYYASFPAMTIRDMVKAHILLREHLGLEKIQILAGGSMGGFQVLEWALAEPEVVENLFLLATSAAESTWSIGIHTTQRLMLEADGTWGEPSPTAGAKGLKAARALGTLTYRNYQILAQNQTDPDPEKLDNYRVSSYLNYQGDKLVNRFNAYSYWVLTKALDSHHLGRGRGGKLEPVLQKINQRTLIIGISSDILCPVQEQQFLAQHLPHATYVEIDSNYGHDGFIIEGEKISRHFTEWLD; encoded by the coding sequence ATGAATTATTTTCAAAACGCCCAGCCTTTTGCGTTAGAAGGCGGGCAAACACTTCCAGAAATCACGGTGGGCTACCACACGTTTGGTCAGCTGAACGCAAAGAAAAGCAATGTGGTCTGGATTTGCCATGCTTTGACCGCTAATTCCAACGCCATGGACTGGTGGGATGGCCTGGTGGGCGAAAATAAAGTCATAGACCCGGCCAAGCACTTCATTGTCTGCGCCAACATTCTGGGTTCCTGCTACGGCACCACCGGCCCGCTCAGCGTGAACCCTCAAACCCAGGAACCTTATTACGCATCATTCCCGGCCATGACCATCAGAGACATGGTGAAGGCGCACATTTTGCTCCGCGAACACCTGGGGCTGGAGAAAATACAGATTCTGGCGGGCGGCAGCATGGGCGGTTTCCAGGTCTTGGAATGGGCGCTGGCCGAGCCGGAAGTAGTGGAAAACCTGTTCCTGTTGGCCACCTCGGCCGCCGAAAGTACATGGAGCATTGGCATTCACACCACCCAACGCTTAATGCTGGAAGCCGATGGTACCTGGGGCGAACCCTCTCCTACCGCTGGCGCGAAAGGTCTCAAAGCCGCTCGCGCGTTAGGCACGCTCACCTACCGCAACTACCAGATTCTGGCCCAAAACCAAACCGACCCCGACCCTGAGAAACTGGACAATTACCGCGTGTCATCGTATTTGAATTACCAAGGCGATAAACTGGTCAACCGCTTCAATGCCTACAGTTACTGGGTGTTGACCAAAGCCCTGGACAGCCACCACCTGGGCCGTGGCCGTGGCGGAAAATTAGAGCCCGTCTTGCAGAAAATAAATCAAAGAACGCTTATTATTGGTATCAGCAGTGATATTCTCTGCCCGGTGCAGGAACAACAATTCCTGGCCCAGCACTTGCCCCACGCCACCTACGTGGAGATTGACTCCAACTACGGCCATGATGGGTTTATCATTGAAGGCGAGAAAATTTCCCGGCATTTCACAGAATGGTTAGATTAG
- a CDS encoding oxidoreductase has translation MTKDNIRVGLIGFGMAGRIFHGPFIHAVPGLELTRIRESKAPNIQIAQDRYPKAAITANVEDIFADAAIDLVVIATPNASHFELAQKALLAGKHVVVEKPFTPTSEQATQLIELAQAQGKLLTVYHNRRWDSDFKTVQKVVASGVLGNVVEYKAHFDRFRPAVRENTWKEEVAPGAGIVFDLGSHLIDQALVLFGRPIEIFGDMRVQRKHSRIIDKFEATLYYENCTVTLSAGLLVKELSPRYTLHGDQGSFLKYGLDVQEKALNDGLLPHQSANWGVEPASIWGHLHTEHQGLKLKGTVESEVGHYRGFYENVYQAITGQAPLVVTPEQARDVITVIERIKQSSDEKRRVSF, from the coding sequence ATGACTAAAGACAACATACGCGTAGGGCTTATTGGGTTTGGCATGGCCGGCAGAATTTTCCATGGGCCGTTCATTCACGCCGTGCCGGGGTTGGAACTCACCAGAATACGGGAGTCTAAGGCACCCAACATCCAGATTGCGCAGGATCGCTACCCCAAAGCCGCCATCACCGCCAACGTAGAAGATATTTTTGCAGACGCTGCCATTGACCTGGTGGTGATTGCCACGCCCAACGCGTCGCACTTTGAACTGGCCCAGAAAGCGCTCCTGGCCGGCAAGCACGTGGTGGTGGAGAAACCATTCACGCCCACCTCTGAGCAAGCCACCCAATTGATTGAACTGGCCCAAGCCCAGGGCAAGCTGCTCACCGTCTACCACAACCGCCGCTGGGACAGTGACTTTAAAACGGTGCAGAAAGTAGTGGCCAGTGGCGTGCTGGGCAATGTGGTGGAATACAAAGCACATTTTGACCGGTTCCGGCCGGCTGTGCGCGAGAATACCTGGAAAGAAGAAGTCGCGCCCGGCGCGGGCATTGTCTTTGACCTGGGTTCTCACTTAATTGACCAGGCGCTGGTGTTGTTCGGGCGGCCTATAGAAATTTTTGGGGACATGCGCGTGCAACGAAAACACAGCCGGATCATAGATAAATTTGAGGCCACCTTGTATTATGAAAACTGCACCGTCACGCTGTCGGCGGGCTTGCTGGTAAAGGAACTCAGTCCCCGCTACACGCTCCACGGCGACCAGGGCTCTTTCCTGAAATATGGCCTGGATGTGCAGGAGAAAGCGCTCAATGACGGCCTGTTGCCGCACCAATCTGCCAACTGGGGCGTGGAGCCTGCCTCTATTTGGGGCCACCTGCACACCGAGCACCAGGGCCTGAAACTCAAAGGCACCGTAGAAAGCGAAGTAGGCCATTACCGCGGGTTCTATGAAAACGTGTACCAGGCCATTACCGGCCAGGCGCCGTTAGTCGTTACCCCAGAACAGGCCCGGGATGTGATTACGGTCATTGAACGCATTAAGCAGAGCAGTGATGAGAAACGGCGCGTTTCGTTTTAA
- a CDS encoding phosphoadenylyl-sulfate reductase, with protein MASSTQKLVSLLIQETAGLPIDQTLALLAGRFPGAVTFSSSFSFEDQVISHQILENQLPISIFTLDTGRLFPETYSVWSKTNAAYHTRIKAYYPNHESLEEFVQATGPNSFYESTQNRKDCCHIRKVEPLRRALAGNSIWVTGLRAEHSPGRGDLPQFEWDEGNQLIKFHPLLHWSTDEVMAFIKQNNIPYNSLHDKGFISIGCAPCTRAIQPGEDFRAGRWWWEDSSKKECGLHVTEKPGVANSLAKID; from the coding sequence ATGGCCTCTTCTACCCAAAAGCTGGTGTCTCTCCTTATTCAGGAAACAGCAGGCTTACCCATAGACCAAACCCTTGCCTTGCTGGCTGGTCGGTTCCCGGGCGCGGTGACGTTTTCCTCTAGTTTCAGTTTTGAGGACCAGGTCATCTCGCACCAGATTCTGGAAAACCAGCTGCCCATCTCTATTTTCACGCTAGACACCGGCCGCCTTTTCCCCGAAACCTACAGCGTTTGGAGCAAAACCAATGCGGCCTACCACACGCGCATCAAGGCCTATTACCCCAATCATGAGAGCCTGGAGGAATTTGTGCAGGCCACTGGCCCCAACTCCTTCTATGAATCTACCCAGAACCGGAAAGACTGCTGCCACATCAGAAAAGTAGAGCCGTTGAGACGCGCACTGGCCGGGAATTCTATCTGGGTCACGGGTTTACGCGCCGAGCATTCGCCAGGCCGGGGAGATTTGCCCCAGTTTGAGTGGGACGAAGGAAACCAACTCATCAAGTTCCACCCGCTCCTGCATTGGTCTACCGACGAGGTGATGGCCTTCATCAAACAAAACAACATTCCTTACAACTCGCTGCATGACAAAGGCTTCATCAGCATTGGGTGCGCGCCGTGCACGCGGGCCATTCAGCCGGGCGAAGATTTCAGGGCCGGCCGCTGGTGGTGGGAAGACAGCAGCAAGAAAGAATGTGGGTTGCACGTAACGGAAAAGCCAGGCGTGGCCAATTCATTAGCGAAGATTGATTAG
- a CDS encoding PLP-dependent aspartate aminotransferase family protein has protein sequence MDYHPLTQAIRIQTERTQEMEHSTPLFLTSSFMFDNAEDMRAAFADETDDNIYSRFSNPSVQEFTDKMCALEGAEAGHATASGMSAVFASFMALLKAGDHLLACNSIFGSTHTIITKYLPKYGIEYSYVPADNPEEWEAAIRPNTKMLYLESPTNPGLDILDLEAAGKLCKKHNIIYNVDNCFATPVNQRPIEFGADLVVHSATKWIDGQGRVLGGVVVGKKELVKEIFLFCRSSGPALSPFNAWVLSKSLETLDVRMERHANNALAIATKLEGHEKLNWVKYPFLPSHPQVEIAKKQMKNGGGLFCFELKGGLDSGRKFLDSLQLMSLTANLGDTRSIASHPASTTHAKLTEAERQAVGITPGLIRISVGLEYADDILNDILQALEKC, from the coding sequence ATGGACTACCATCCGCTGACCCAAGCCATAAGAATACAGACTGAGCGCACCCAGGAAATGGAGCATTCCACGCCTCTTTTCCTGACCAGCAGCTTCATGTTTGACAACGCCGAGGACATGCGCGCCGCCTTTGCCGATGAAACCGATGACAACATTTACAGTCGGTTTTCTAACCCCAGCGTGCAGGAATTCACCGACAAAATGTGCGCCCTGGAAGGAGCCGAAGCAGGGCACGCCACTGCCTCTGGCATGAGCGCGGTGTTCGCCTCGTTCATGGCCTTGCTCAAAGCCGGAGACCATCTGCTGGCCTGCAATTCCATCTTCGGGAGCACGCACACCATCATTACCAAATATTTGCCCAAGTACGGCATTGAGTACAGTTACGTGCCCGCAGACAATCCCGAGGAATGGGAAGCCGCCATCAGGCCGAATACCAAAATGCTGTACCTGGAGTCGCCTACTAACCCGGGGCTGGACATTCTGGACCTGGAGGCCGCCGGCAAACTCTGTAAAAAGCACAACATCATTTACAACGTGGACAACTGCTTCGCGACGCCCGTGAACCAGCGGCCCATTGAGTTTGGGGCTGATTTGGTGGTGCATTCGGCTACCAAATGGATTGACGGACAGGGCCGCGTGTTGGGTGGTGTGGTAGTGGGCAAGAAAGAACTGGTGAAAGAGATTTTTCTTTTCTGCCGAAGCTCGGGCCCCGCTTTGTCGCCGTTCAATGCCTGGGTGCTGAGCAAGAGCCTGGAGACGCTGGATGTGCGCATGGAACGCCACGCCAATAATGCCTTGGCCATCGCCACTAAACTGGAAGGACATGAAAAACTCAACTGGGTGAAATATCCGTTTCTGCCCAGCCATCCGCAGGTGGAAATCGCCAAGAAACAAATGAAAAACGGTGGCGGCTTGTTCTGTTTTGAACTGAAAGGCGGGCTGGACAGCGGCCGCAAGTTCCTGGACAGCCTGCAATTGATGTCGCTCACCGCCAATTTGGGAGATACCCGCAGCATCGCCTCGCACCCCGCTAGCACCACCCACGCCAAACTCACTGAAGCCGAGCGCCAGGCTGTGGGCATTACGCCGGGTTTAATCAGAATTTCCGTGGGCTTGGAGTACGCCGATGATATTCTGAATGATATTCTGCAGGCGCTGGAGAAGTGCTGA
- a CDS encoding sulfate adenylyltransferase subunit 1 codes for MDILRFLTAGSVDDGKSTLIGRLLYDSKSIMVDQLEAMERSTKNRAAGEVDLALLTDGLRAEREQGITIDVAYKYFSTPKRKFIIADTPGHIQYTRNMVTGASNSDLAIILIDARHGVVEQTRRHSIIVSLLNLPHVVVAVNKMDLVNFSEDKYNDIVIDYAQVAKSLGLKNVTFIPISALNGDNIVDKSAAMPWYEGESLLRVLETVEVHEDINLSEGRFPVQYVIRPQTEELPDYRGYAGKIISGIYKKGDKVVVQPSGVESTISAVEIGGEEVEEAFAPQSVVLHLADDVDISRGDVIVKQDAPVQVAQEFEVVLCWMGNTPLLPRNKYLLQINSRTVRAVVKELHYKLNVNTLEKELSPVSAGLNDVVKAVIKTASPIAFDSYKKLRANGGAILIDETSNVTVGACMISTEAKQEEFWAFS; via the coding sequence ATGGATATTCTAAGATTCTTAACCGCCGGAAGCGTAGACGATGGCAAAAGCACGTTGATTGGCCGCCTGTTATATGACAGCAAATCCATCATGGTAGACCAGTTGGAAGCCATGGAGCGCAGCACCAAGAACCGCGCCGCCGGCGAAGTAGATTTGGCGTTGCTCACCGACGGGCTCCGGGCTGAGCGGGAGCAGGGCATCACCATTGACGTGGCCTACAAATACTTCTCTACGCCCAAGCGCAAATTCATCATCGCAGACACGCCGGGGCACATTCAGTACACCCGCAATATGGTCACCGGCGCGTCTAACTCTGATTTGGCCATTATTTTGATTGACGCGCGCCACGGCGTGGTGGAGCAAACCAGAAGGCATTCTATCATTGTATCATTGCTCAATCTGCCGCATGTGGTGGTGGCCGTGAACAAGATGGATTTGGTGAACTTCTCTGAAGACAAGTACAATGACATCGTGATTGATTACGCGCAGGTGGCCAAATCTTTGGGCCTGAAAAACGTGACCTTCATCCCCATCAGCGCTTTGAACGGCGACAACATCGTGGATAAATCTGCGGCAATGCCGTGGTACGAGGGCGAGTCTTTGCTGCGCGTGCTGGAAACCGTGGAAGTGCACGAAGACATCAACCTCTCTGAAGGCCGTTTCCCGGTGCAGTACGTCATTCGTCCGCAGACCGAGGAACTGCCAGATTACCGCGGCTATGCCGGAAAAATCATCAGCGGCATCTATAAGAAAGGCGACAAAGTGGTGGTGCAGCCCTCGGGCGTGGAAAGCACCATCTCGGCGGTGGAAATAGGCGGCGAAGAAGTGGAAGAAGCCTTCGCGCCGCAGAGCGTAGTCTTGCACCTGGCAGATGACGTGGACATTAGCCGCGGCGATGTGATAGTGAAGCAAGACGCGCCCGTGCAGGTGGCCCAGGAATTTGAGGTGGTGTTGTGCTGGATGGGTAACACGCCGCTCTTGCCGCGCAACAAATATCTGCTCCAAATCAACAGCCGCACCGTGCGCGCCGTGGTGAAAGAACTGCACTACAAACTCAACGTGAACACCCTGGAGAAAGAACTGTCGCCGGTCTCGGCGGGCCTGAATGACGTGGTGAAAGCCGTGATTAAAACTGCCTCGCCCATCGCGTTTGACTCCTACAAGAAACTACGCGCCAATGGCGGCGCCATCTTGATTGACGAAACCAGCAACGTGACCGTAGGCGCCTGCATGATTTCCACCGAAGCCAAACAGGAAGAATTCTGGGCATTTAGTTAA